A genomic stretch from Candidatus Hydrogenisulfobacillus filiaventi includes:
- a CDS encoding Pirin has protein sequence MEMPVRGLTAAEARARLQQVGPNEIPEERPHPWIRLALKFWGPVPWMLEATIVLSIILHRTADAVVIAALLLFNAVVSVLQEGQAENALALLRERLPVMARVLRDGQWQQVPARELVPDDIIHLRMGDVVPADVRLAEGSVLLDQSMLTGESVPQERGPGQAAYAGSVVRRGEATGTVTATGARTYFGKTAVLVQTARTLSHLESLIFRIVRWLVGLDGLLVMAVLMVAAVDRQPLLAVLPFSLMLLVASVPVALPATFTLAQALGAKDLAAHGVLVTRLSAIEEAATMDVLCTDKTGTITDNRLSVSQVRGYSGHTREEVLGVAALASDAASEDPLDLAVLEAWKAAAAAGGGLPRPGQAQVLVFHPFDPALKRTEAEVRVGSGRWRVMKGAPQTLAGLVGALPPEAAGDLEALGAGGQRVLGVAAGPEGGPLELIGLLALEDPPRADSATLVHTLQDLGVRVMMLTGDTAPTARAVAEAVGINGPVCEAGVIREGGDAAGCGVLAGIFPEDKFHVVTALQKAGHVVGMTGDGVNDAPALKAAEVGVAVASATDVAKAAASLVLTRPGLMDAVEAVQESRRIYQRMHTYILNKIIKTLQVAVFLSGAYFLTGRLVTTPFLIVLLLFANDFVTMSLATDRVRPSRRPARWRVRYLVLTSGVLALLLLVEAFLVLWGARDVLHLGWPQVRTVVFLMLVASGQATVYVVREVRAFWRSRPSRALLAATLGDLVVVGGMAWRGILMAAVPGIVVWAVLGVALAFMVLLDLVKQGFFHLERQAAA, from the coding sequence ATGGAGATGCCGGTCCGGGGCCTCACCGCGGCCGAGGCCCGGGCCCGCCTGCAGCAGGTGGGGCCCAATGAGATTCCGGAGGAGCGTCCGCACCCCTGGATCCGTCTGGCCCTGAAGTTCTGGGGCCCGGTGCCCTGGATGCTGGAGGCCACCATCGTCCTCTCCATCATCCTGCACCGCACGGCGGATGCGGTCGTGATTGCCGCCCTCCTCCTCTTCAACGCTGTGGTGAGTGTGCTGCAGGAGGGGCAGGCCGAGAACGCCCTGGCCCTGCTGCGGGAACGGCTGCCGGTGATGGCCCGCGTGCTGCGGGACGGGCAATGGCAGCAGGTACCGGCCCGGGAGCTGGTGCCCGATGATATCATCCACCTGCGCATGGGGGATGTGGTGCCGGCGGATGTCCGCCTGGCGGAAGGATCGGTGCTGCTGGACCAGTCCATGCTGACCGGGGAATCGGTCCCCCAGGAGCGGGGGCCCGGTCAGGCGGCCTATGCGGGTTCCGTGGTGCGGCGGGGGGAGGCCACCGGGACCGTCACCGCCACCGGTGCCCGCACCTACTTCGGCAAGACGGCCGTGCTGGTGCAGACTGCCCGCACCCTGAGCCATCTGGAGTCCCTCATCTTCCGCATCGTACGCTGGTTGGTGGGCCTGGACGGGCTCCTGGTCATGGCCGTGCTCATGGTGGCGGCAGTTGACCGCCAGCCCCTGCTGGCGGTGCTGCCCTTCTCCCTCATGCTGCTGGTGGCCTCGGTACCGGTGGCCCTGCCGGCCACCTTCACCCTGGCCCAGGCCCTGGGGGCCAAGGACCTGGCCGCTCACGGGGTGCTGGTCACCCGGTTGTCGGCCATCGAGGAGGCCGCCACCATGGACGTGCTGTGCACCGACAAGACCGGTACCATCACCGACAACCGGCTGAGCGTGAGCCAGGTACGGGGATACAGTGGCCACACGCGCGAGGAGGTGCTGGGGGTGGCTGCCTTGGCCTCGGACGCGGCCTCCGAGGACCCGCTCGACCTGGCGGTGCTGGAAGCCTGGAAGGCAGCGGCTGCCGCCGGCGGGGGCCTGCCCCGGCCGGGCCAGGCGCAGGTCCTGGTCTTTCATCCCTTCGACCCGGCCCTCAAGCGGACGGAGGCGGAGGTGCGCGTAGGGTCCGGCCGCTGGCGGGTCATGAAAGGCGCCCCCCAGACCCTGGCCGGGCTGGTGGGGGCCCTGCCGCCGGAGGCGGCGGGGGACCTGGAAGCGCTCGGCGCCGGCGGGCAGCGGGTGCTGGGGGTGGCAGCCGGGCCGGAGGGCGGTCCGCTGGAGCTCATCGGCCTGCTGGCCCTGGAGGATCCGCCGCGGGCCGATTCTGCCACCCTGGTCCACACCCTCCAGGACCTGGGGGTGCGGGTGATGATGCTGACGGGGGACACCGCTCCCACCGCCCGGGCGGTGGCGGAGGCGGTGGGCATCAACGGGCCGGTGTGTGAGGCGGGCGTCATCCGGGAGGGGGGTGACGCGGCCGGTTGCGGGGTCCTGGCCGGCATCTTCCCCGAAGACAAGTTTCACGTGGTAACCGCCCTGCAGAAGGCCGGCCATGTGGTGGGCATGACCGGGGATGGGGTCAATGATGCGCCCGCCCTGAAAGCGGCGGAGGTAGGGGTGGCCGTGGCGTCGGCCACCGATGTGGCCAAGGCGGCCGCCAGCCTGGTGCTGACCCGGCCCGGCCTCATGGATGCGGTGGAGGCGGTGCAGGAAAGCCGGCGCATCTATCAACGCATGCATACCTACATCCTCAACAAGATCATCAAGACCCTGCAGGTGGCGGTCTTTCTGAGCGGCGCCTACTTCCTGACCGGGCGGCTGGTCACCACCCCGTTTCTTATCGTGCTGCTGCTGTTCGCCAACGATTTCGTGACCATGTCCCTGGCCACCGATCGGGTGCGCCCCTCCCGCCGCCCGGCCCGCTGGCGGGTCCGGTACCTGGTGCTGACCTCCGGGGTGCTGGCCCTGCTGTTGCTGGTGGAGGCCTTCCTGGTGCTGTGGGGGGCCCGCGATGTCCTGCACCTGGGATGGCCCCAGGTCCGCACGGTGGTGTTCCTCATGCTGGTGGCCAGCGGCCAGGCCACCGTCTACGTGGTGCGGGAGGTGCGGGCCTTCTGGCGGTCGCGCCCCAGCCGGGCGCTGCTGGCCGCCACCCTGGGCGACCTGGTGGTGGTGGGGGGGATGGCCTGGCGGGGCATCCTGATGGCGGCGGTGCCGGGGATCGTAGTGTGGGCAGTGCTAGGGGTGGCGCTGGCGTTTATGGTGCTGCTGGACCTGGTGAAGCAGGGCTTTTTCCACCTGGAGCGTCAGGCGGCCGCCTGA
- a CDS encoding putative Universal stress protein UspA (Evidence 3 : Putative function from multiple computational evidences): MAVTTILLASDGGPGALRAADWVRAQWAGTDAEVIVAVAEVPLPGGAYSLTIVPEGGADEAIYLAPETASELAVAALRETERHLAGMARVRGTIWRGKPVPAILTAIRQLRPGLVVVGRRNLSRGERLLLGSVSAGVVAHSPVPVLVVPPAVAEAVMEEPAAAGE, translated from the coding sequence ATGGCGGTCACGACCATCCTGCTGGCCAGCGACGGCGGCCCCGGCGCCCTGCGTGCGGCTGACTGGGTGCGGGCGCAGTGGGCCGGGACCGATGCAGAGGTCATTGTGGCGGTGGCGGAGGTGCCCCTGCCGGGCGGGGCTTACTCACTGACCATTGTGCCTGAGGGGGGCGCCGACGAGGCCATCTATCTGGCACCAGAGACGGCCAGCGAGCTGGCGGTGGCGGCCTTGCGCGAAACCGAACGGCATTTGGCCGGCATGGCCCGCGTGCGGGGGACCATCTGGCGGGGCAAGCCGGTGCCGGCCATCCTGACCGCCATCCGGCAGTTGCGGCCGGGTCTGGTGGTGGTAGGGCGGCGCAACCTGAGCCGGGGGGAACGTCTGCTCCTGGGGAGCGTGTCGGCCGGGGTGGTGGCCCATAGCCCGGTGCCGGTGCTGGTGGTCCCGCCGGCGGTGGCGGAGGCGGTGATGGAGGAACCGGCCGCTGCTGGCGAGTAG
- the bioF gene encoding 8-amino-7-oxononanoate synthase — MDTYERELDRLRAQDLERQLIETGQGADPVLTVDGRPYLNLSGTDYLSLSRHPAVLAAARAALDREGFQAGGSCLVTGHDPAHGALERRVAAWQRQPAALVLPTGYQAALGTVAALGRDGVIFSDALSHAALIDGCRLARARVVVYRHGDVGDLARRLRAEPPPPPGRPRLIVTDGVFSMDGDTAPLPELAQLAATYDAVLVVDDAHGVGVLGATGAGLTEAAGISPGRLVLVGSFSKALGLQGGFVAAAEPVIRFLINRARPFIFSSGLLPPLAAAARAAIDVAAADGDRRRRLQAHAARLRSGLTACGYRVPPTAYPGLPIVPVLTGDARRALDLAAALRARGLWVTPIRPPAVPDGASRLRLTVQAAHQPDQIEEALAAFQALAPRFAPAGP; from the coding sequence ATGGACACCTACGAACGCGAACTGGACCGGCTGCGGGCGCAGGATCTGGAACGGCAGCTGATCGAAACCGGGCAGGGGGCCGATCCGGTCCTGACAGTCGATGGCCGTCCCTATCTCAACCTTTCGGGGACCGATTACCTGTCCCTCAGCCGGCATCCGGCCGTGCTGGCGGCCGCCCGGGCCGCTCTGGATCGGGAGGGATTCCAGGCGGGCGGCTCCTGCCTGGTCACCGGACACGACCCCGCGCACGGGGCGCTGGAACGCCGGGTGGCGGCCTGGCAACGGCAGCCGGCGGCCCTGGTCCTCCCCACCGGCTACCAGGCGGCCCTGGGCACGGTGGCCGCCCTGGGGCGGGACGGGGTCATCTTCTCCGACGCCCTCAGCCACGCCGCCCTCATTGACGGCTGCCGTCTGGCCAGGGCGCGGGTGGTGGTCTACCGGCACGGCGACGTCGGGGATCTGGCCCGCCGCCTGCGGGCGGAGCCGCCGCCCCCGCCCGGGCGCCCGCGCCTGATTGTGACCGACGGGGTGTTCAGCATGGACGGGGACACCGCACCCCTGCCAGAACTAGCACAGCTGGCCGCCACCTATGATGCCGTCCTGGTGGTGGACGACGCCCACGGGGTAGGGGTGCTGGGGGCCACGGGGGCGGGGCTGACGGAAGCCGCCGGCATCAGTCCCGGCCGCCTCGTGCTGGTGGGGTCCTTCAGCAAGGCCCTGGGCCTGCAGGGCGGCTTTGTGGCGGCGGCGGAGCCCGTCATCCGCTTCCTGATCAACCGCGCCCGCCCGTTCATCTTCTCCTCCGGCCTCCTGCCGCCCCTGGCGGCGGCCGCCCGGGCCGCGATCGACGTGGCGGCGGCGGACGGGGACCGACGCCGGCGGCTGCAGGCCCATGCCGCCCGCCTCCGCTCCGGCCTGACCGCCTGCGGCTACCGGGTGCCCCCGACCGCGTATCCCGGCCTCCCGATCGTGCCCGTGCTGACCGGCGACGCCCGCCGCGCCCTGGACCTGGCCGCCGCCTTGCGCGCCCGCGGCCTTTGGGTCACCCCGATCCGGCCGCCGGCGGTGCCCGACGGGGCCAGCCGCCTGCGGCTGACCGTCCAGGCGGCCCATCAGCCGGATCAGATCGAGGAGGCCCTGGCGGCCTTTCAGGCCCTGGCCCCCCGTTTTGCCCCCGCCGGGCCCTGA
- the bioD gene encoding ATP-dependent dethiobiotin synthetase BioD has translation MRGLFVTGTDTGVGKTTVTAALAWGLRERGLEVGVMKPVETGVPAGAAWPPDAALLAEAAGAADPRDLVVPAHYPDPLAPWIAARRSGQPVPWDHLLEAAAALAARHPRLLVEGAGGLAVPLDATRTMADLAGALGLPLLVVARAGLGTINHTLLTLDYARARGLAVAGVVFNGFRGSDPAEADNPAAVAELTGVPVLGRLPQLPPGAGRLYARLSAHLDWEALAGPPGPLGERPG, from the coding sequence ATGCGGGGCCTGTTCGTGACCGGAACCGACACGGGGGTCGGCAAGACCACGGTGACCGCCGCGCTGGCCTGGGGCCTGCGCGAGCGGGGCCTGGAGGTGGGGGTGATGAAACCGGTGGAGACGGGGGTCCCGGCCGGGGCCGCCTGGCCGCCGGATGCGGCCCTGCTGGCAGAGGCAGCCGGGGCGGCCGATCCCCGCGACTTGGTGGTGCCGGCGCACTACCCGGATCCGCTGGCTCCCTGGATCGCGGCCCGCCGCAGCGGACAGCCGGTACCCTGGGACCACCTGCTGGAGGCTGCCGCCGCCCTGGCCGCACGCCACCCGCGACTGCTGGTGGAAGGGGCCGGGGGCCTGGCGGTCCCCCTGGATGCCACCCGCACCATGGCCGACCTGGCCGGGGCCCTGGGTCTGCCCCTGCTGGTGGTGGCACGGGCCGGCCTCGGCACCATCAATCACACCCTCCTCACCCTGGACTATGCCCGCGCCCGGGGGCTGGCGGTGGCCGGGGTGGTCTTCAACGGCTTCCGCGGTAGTGATCCCGCCGAGGCGGACAATCCGGCCGCGGTGGCGGAACTGACCGGGGTACCCGTGCTGGGCCGCCTACCGCAGCTGCCCCCGGGCGCCGGCCGCCTGTATGCGCGCCTAAGCGCCCACCTGGACTGGGAGGCCCTGGCCGGCCCGCCCGGGCCCCTGGGTGAACGGCCGGGATGA
- the bioK gene encoding L-lysine-8-amino-7-oxononanoate aminotransferase (Evidence 2a : Function from experimental evidences in other organisms; PubMedId : 15880481, 20565114, 21437340; Product type e : enzyme) translates to MQDPVQPDAPGDVIPILGASYPAADIEAWDRTYVWHPFTQMQDYTGRDPVVIVEGDGVRVRDTRGRWYYDGVASVWLNVHGHRVPALDAAIREQLTRIAHSTLLGQGNAVTAVLAHHLAGITPPGLTRFFFSDSGAAAVEVALKMAVQYWANQGQGQRTRILGFTSNYHGDTLGAMAVAPDETFHWPFLSYLPPEPRVPYPHCYRCPLGRSRPGCGLACLGPVEEALAQEGDRLAAVIIEPVQGAGGIIPAPPGYLAGLRELCDRYGVLLIVDEVATGFGRTGRLWGVDHDGVVPDILCLGKGITGGYLPLSATVAGERIYAAFLGEVGAKRALYHGHSYAGNALAAAAALASLRLLTAPGFLEGVAAKAETLGGALEPLRGLPYVGDVRQLGLMAGIELVQDRVSRRGFPYGLQAGWVVADRARARGLLIRPIGNVVIFMPPLASTPAELGEMTAILTGAVAEAQEALAALAGRG, encoded by the coding sequence ATGCAGGACCCTGTGCAGCCGGACGCCCCCGGGGACGTCATCCCCATCCTGGGCGCATCCTACCCGGCCGCTGACATTGAAGCCTGGGATCGCACCTACGTCTGGCACCCCTTTACCCAGATGCAGGACTACACCGGCCGGGACCCCGTGGTAATCGTGGAAGGCGACGGGGTGCGGGTGCGGGACACCCGCGGCCGCTGGTACTATGACGGGGTGGCCTCGGTGTGGCTCAATGTCCATGGCCACCGGGTCCCCGCCCTGGATGCGGCCATCCGTGAACAGCTGACCCGCATCGCCCACAGCACCCTGCTCGGGCAGGGCAATGCCGTGACGGCGGTGCTGGCGCACCACCTGGCCGGGATTACGCCCCCCGGTCTTACCCGCTTCTTTTTTTCCGATTCCGGGGCGGCCGCGGTGGAGGTGGCCCTAAAGATGGCGGTCCAGTACTGGGCCAATCAGGGCCAGGGCCAACGCACCCGCATCCTCGGCTTCACGTCCAATTATCACGGGGATACCCTGGGCGCCATGGCCGTGGCCCCGGACGAGACCTTCCACTGGCCCTTCCTGTCCTACCTGCCGCCGGAACCGCGGGTGCCCTATCCGCACTGCTACCGCTGCCCCCTGGGCCGCTCCCGGCCCGGCTGCGGCTTGGCCTGCCTGGGTCCGGTGGAGGAGGCGCTGGCCCAGGAAGGTGACCGGCTGGCTGCGGTCATCATCGAGCCGGTGCAGGGGGCGGGCGGCATCATCCCCGCCCCGCCCGGCTACCTGGCGGGGCTGCGGGAGTTGTGCGACCGCTACGGCGTCCTCCTGATTGTGGACGAGGTAGCCACCGGCTTCGGGCGCACCGGCCGCCTGTGGGGCGTGGACCACGACGGCGTGGTGCCCGATATCCTCTGCCTGGGCAAGGGTATCACCGGCGGCTACCTGCCCCTGTCGGCCACGGTGGCGGGCGAGCGTATTTATGCGGCCTTCCTGGGCGAGGTAGGGGCCAAGCGCGCCCTGTATCACGGCCACTCCTATGCCGGCAACGCCCTGGCGGCCGCGGCCGCCCTGGCCAGCCTCCGCCTCCTGACCGCGCCCGGCTTCCTGGAAGGCGTGGCGGCCAAGGCGGAAACGCTGGGCGGAGCCCTCGAGCCCCTGCGCGGGCTGCCCTACGTCGGCGATGTGCGCCAGTTGGGATTGATGGCGGGCATCGAGCTGGTACAGGACCGGGTCAGCCGGCGCGGGTTTCCCTACGGGCTTCAAGCCGGGTGGGTGGTCGCCGATCGCGCCCGGGCCCGCGGGCTCCTCATCCGCCCCATCGGCAATGTGGTCATCTTTATGCCGCCGCTGGCCTCCACGCCCGCCGAGCTGGGGGAAATGACCGCCATCCTGACCGGGGCGGTGGCGGAGGCCCAGGAGGCGTTGGCGGCCCTGGCCGGCCGGGGCTGA
- a CDS encoding protein of unknown function (Evidence 5 : Unknown function) produces the protein MALPGAATGSLPLSRPRPASRLRPLPPAARPAPPADALLNTALALEVSPGRRSARVLAAAGGTAPPPSRLAGTGAELVTLPRPEGGWIGILAAPPGAIRQLPRHVLDPWAQEAGIALGASSPVEDPRYLSAALEEAESAVRLVERALGTGCRGVEDLGPYRWILTLSLSQLWQVLLGPELGPVLRLEAGETARLLPVLDALLRTGGDRLQAAALLELSLPELETRLARLAQQLGSDFLSPARRAILQAAWIAYRLRAEPENLLPAGQEAAGAGA, from the coding sequence ATGGCACTTCCGGGAGCAGCCACCGGATCCCTACCCCTTTCCCGGCCCCGGCCGGCAAGCCGTCTGCGGCCTCTGCCGCCCGCAGCCCGGCCCGCCCCGCCGGCGGACGCCCTGCTGAACACCGCCCTGGCGCTGGAAGTGAGCCCGGGCCGCCGCAGCGCCCGGGTGCTGGCCGCGGCGGGCGGCACCGCTCCCCCGCCCTCCCGGTTGGCCGGAACCGGGGCGGAGCTGGTTACGCTGCCCCGCCCGGAGGGCGGCTGGATCGGGATCCTGGCGGCCCCGCCGGGCGCAATCCGGCAGCTGCCGCGGCACGTGCTGGACCCCTGGGCGCAGGAGGCCGGGATTGCGCTGGGCGCTTCCTCCCCGGTGGAGGATCCCCGGTATCTGAGTGCCGCCTTGGAGGAGGCCGAAAGCGCGGTGCGGCTGGTGGAGCGGGCACTGGGCACCGGCTGCCGGGGAGTGGAGGACCTGGGACCCTACCGCTGGATCCTGACCTTGTCCCTCAGTCAGCTCTGGCAGGTCCTGCTAGGACCGGAGCTAGGGCCGGTACTGCGGCTCGAGGCCGGGGAAACCGCCCGGCTGCTGCCGGTGCTGGACGCCCTGCTCCGCACCGGGGGTGACCGCCTGCAGGCTGCCGCTCTCCTGGAGCTATCCCTGCCGGAGCTCGAAACCCGCCTGGCCCGCCTGGCCCAACAGTTGGGGTCCGATTTCCTGAGCCCGGCCCGGCGCGCCATCCTGCAGGCAGCCTGGATTGCCTACCGCCTGCGCGCGGAACCCGAGAACCTGCTGCCGGCCGGACAGGAGGCTGCGGGCGCGGGAGCCTGA
- a CDS encoding putative Long-chain-fatty-acid--CoA ligase (Evidence 3 : Putative function from multiple computational evidences), translating to MLTVEAVLRAAAAAGGHLHWTGADGAGHTLPYSAVQAAVERQAAAWVSAAGTPVATWGGNDGPHLLQALALQRAGAIWYAVNHRLPAAVLAGVLEQVRPAAVVVLPGYRPVWEAVRDRLAAPPPEAAPGGEAPPGGLLPAVAETDPATLVTTSGTTGPPKAAVYPQRAIALHAVALAAGLGVRPGDVLLPLVPLFHVQAWGLPYVAFLQGADLVLAGGPLEPAAVSRLMADRGVTVAAGVPTVWHDLIRYWETAGGPPPGLRTAFTGGAPLPEALYARLTGWGVTVIEGYGLSEAGPSVALRRAGRGAGDSGDLGYPLPFVEVMVAGEDGQPLPADGRSAGELRVRSPWTARPLGGAAGEGWIATGDVVVQHPDGRLHLRDRLADRIKSGGEWIDSLTLERRLLGHPAVAEAAVVACPDRRWGERPLAVVAAAAPVGEQELQAWLREVFPAWWVPDAIHFVAALPRTATGKVDKRALRAACRSGDA from the coding sequence ATGCTGACGGTGGAGGCGGTGTTAAGGGCCGCAGCGGCCGCAGGGGGCCACCTGCACTGGACGGGCGCGGACGGGGCCGGGCATACCCTGCCGTACAGCGCCGTACAGGCGGCGGTGGAGCGGCAGGCGGCCGCTTGGGTATCCGCGGCGGGCACCCCGGTGGCCACCTGGGGCGGGAACGATGGCCCGCATCTCCTGCAGGCGCTGGCCCTGCAGCGGGCGGGGGCGATCTGGTACGCGGTCAATCATCGCCTGCCGGCGGCGGTGTTAGCCGGGGTGCTGGAGCAGGTGCGCCCGGCCGCGGTGGTGGTCCTGCCCGGCTACCGGCCTGTCTGGGAGGCGGTGCGGGATCGGCTGGCGGCGCCGCCTCCGGAGGCGGCGCCGGGCGGGGAGGCCCCTCCCGGCGGGCTGCTGCCGGCGGTGGCGGAAACGGATCCCGCGACCCTGGTCACCACCTCGGGCACCACGGGACCTCCCAAGGCCGCCGTCTACCCGCAACGGGCGATAGCCCTGCACGCGGTGGCGCTGGCTGCAGGGCTAGGAGTGCGCCCCGGAGACGTGCTGCTGCCGCTGGTGCCCCTCTTCCATGTCCAGGCCTGGGGACTGCCCTATGTCGCCTTCCTGCAGGGGGCCGACCTGGTCCTGGCCGGCGGGCCCTTGGAACCCGCTGCTGTGAGCCGCCTCATGGCGGACAGGGGGGTGACGGTGGCGGCGGGCGTGCCCACGGTCTGGCATGACCTCATCCGCTACTGGGAGACGGCGGGGGGACCGCCGCCGGGACTCCGTACCGCGTTCACGGGCGGGGCCCCTTTGCCGGAGGCGCTGTATGCCCGCCTTACCGGTTGGGGGGTTACCGTGATCGAGGGTTACGGCTTGAGCGAGGCCGGGCCGAGTGTCGCCCTGCGCCGGGCAGGGCGCGGGGCCGGGGACAGCGGAGACCTGGGCTACCCCTTACCCTTTGTGGAGGTGATGGTGGCTGGGGAGGACGGGCAGCCCTTGCCGGCTGACGGCCGTTCGGCCGGGGAGCTACGGGTGCGCTCCCCGTGGACGGCGCGCCCTTTGGGGGGAGCGGCCGGGGAGGGCTGGATCGCCACCGGTGATGTGGTGGTGCAGCACCCTGACGGCCGGCTGCACCTGCGGGACCGTCTAGCGGATCGGATTAAGAGCGGCGGGGAGTGGATTGACTCCCTGACCTTGGAACGCCGCCTGCTCGGCCATCCGGCGGTGGCGGAGGCAGCGGTGGTGGCCTGCCCCGACCGCCGCTGGGGGGAGCGCCCTCTGGCGGTGGTGGCGGCGGCAGCCCCGGTCGGGGAGCAGGAGCTGCAGGCCTGGCTGCGGGAGGTGTTCCCGGCCTGGTGGGTGCCCGACGCCATCCACTTTGTGGCCGCTCTCCCGCGGACGGCCACGGGCAAGGTGGATAAGCGCGCCCTGCGGGCGGCGTGCCGGTCCGGGGACGCCTGA
- a CDS encoding conserved protein of unknown function (Evidence 4 : Unknown function but conserved in other organisms) yields the protein MSALTVAAITTILALLTMILGAVTNRELERILAQAGVKERPKRALHVILGVLVFIGAGLDWILLAGHP from the coding sequence ATGAGCGCGCTCACCGTCGCGGCCATTACCACCATTCTAGCCCTCTTGACCATGATCCTGGGGGCTGTTACCAACCGGGAACTGGAGCGCATCCTCGCCCAGGCCGGGGTGAAGGAACGGCCCAAGCGGGCCCTGCACGTCATCCTGGGTGTTCTGGTCTTCATCGGGGCCGGCCTGGACTGGATCCTGCTGGCGGGCCATCCCTGA
- a CDS encoding Glyco_hydro_15 domain-containing protein, whose translation MTSFTALLANGITAALAGPTGAIEWLPIPRFDGPSVFGRLLDRHGGGYLSLEPEEPVPATQRYLDEGLALETRFDGPQGTARVRTWLAFGRTAVWMHAETSMPLVLTCRPMFNYGAVRPAWEREADGVRFANPHGPEQARLLIQGPHRPTARPEQWICGPGNVTVVFRVSSENPADTRWLAQPVGTDPERVWRRTASFWQHADIPYQGPFEAAFHRSVQVVRALTYRPTGVPIAAATTSLPENPGETRQWDYRFVWVRDAAYAGEALLLAGDVVGARRIAEFLLNAVSLEDRPFAAPLLRVDGSVPDGERDMGWLAGHQDSRPARMGNGAVRQLQQDLAGSVLWLVYRLWEETGDAGFIRFYWWAIAALADWSRRSWNWPDASLWEFRGIRDQHTHSRVLCWTGLTTAAHLAEAVMGDTRQARRWATAAERIRQTLMAEAAAHGGFPQRARGGVPDAALFTLPLYGFVPADDPAFHATFRTLEETLVQDDLVFRYRSDDLGNARFPFTLAGFWYARVLLRQGALERADQVLARHVASATPLGLFGEHVDPESGQARGNFPQLFAHTGLIAALAERRRLLEGQRLPGMAANPFQSRPEPAPTSFPA comes from the coding sequence ATGACCTCGTTTACCGCGCTTCTGGCCAACGGGATTACGGCCGCGCTGGCCGGGCCCACGGGCGCCATTGAATGGCTGCCCATTCCCCGGTTCGACGGGCCCAGTGTGTTCGGGCGCCTGCTCGACCGCCACGGCGGCGGGTACCTGAGCCTGGAGCCCGAGGAGCCCGTTCCGGCCACGCAGCGCTACCTGGACGAAGGGCTGGCGCTGGAGACCCGCTTCGACGGGCCCCAGGGCACGGCCCGGGTCCGCACCTGGCTGGCTTTCGGCCGCACTGCGGTCTGGATGCACGCCGAAACCTCCATGCCGCTGGTGCTCACCTGCCGGCCCATGTTCAACTACGGGGCCGTCCGGCCTGCCTGGGAACGGGAGGCCGACGGGGTGCGCTTCGCCAATCCCCACGGCCCGGAACAGGCCCGGCTGCTGATTCAGGGACCGCACCGGCCCACCGCCCGGCCTGAACAGTGGATCTGCGGCCCCGGCAACGTGACGGTGGTGTTCCGGGTCAGCAGTGAGAACCCGGCCGATACCCGTTGGCTGGCTCAACCCGTGGGCACCGATCCGGAACGGGTATGGCGGCGGACCGCGAGCTTCTGGCAGCATGCCGACATCCCCTACCAGGGGCCGTTTGAGGCCGCCTTCCACCGCAGCGTCCAGGTGGTGCGGGCGCTTACCTACCGGCCCACCGGCGTGCCCATCGCCGCCGCCACCACCTCCCTGCCCGAGAACCCGGGGGAAACCCGGCAGTGGGACTACCGGTTCGTGTGGGTGCGGGACGCCGCCTATGCCGGCGAGGCCCTATTGCTGGCGGGGGACGTGGTGGGCGCCCGGCGCATCGCCGAGTTCCTGCTCAACGCCGTCTCCCTGGAGGACCGGCCCTTTGCCGCCCCCCTGCTGCGGGTGGACGGCAGTGTGCCGGACGGGGAACGGGACATGGGCTGGCTGGCGGGCCATCAGGACTCCCGTCCGGCCCGCATGGGCAACGGGGCCGTCCGCCAGCTGCAGCAGGACCTGGCCGGATCCGTGCTGTGGCTGGTCTACCGCCTGTGGGAGGAAACCGGGGACGCCGGCTTCATCCGCTTCTACTGGTGGGCAATCGCCGCCCTGGCGGACTGGAGCCGGCGGTCCTGGAACTGGCCCGACGCCTCGCTGTGGGAATTCCGGGGCATTCGGGACCAGCATACCCACTCCCGGGTCCTCTGCTGGACCGGGCTGACCACCGCCGCCCACCTGGCCGAGGCGGTGATGGGGGACACCCGGCAGGCCCGGCGCTGGGCCACCGCGGCCGAGCGCATCCGCCAGACGCTGATGGCCGAAGCGGCTGCCCACGGGGGCTTTCCCCAGCGGGCCCGGGGCGGGGTGCCCGACGCCGCCCTCTTCACCCTGCCGTTGTACGGCTTCGTACCAGCGGACGACCCCGCTTTCCATGCCACCTTCCGCACCCTGGAGGAAACGCTGGTACAGGATGACCTGGTCTTCCGCTACCGCAGCGATGACCTGGGCAATGCGCGCTTCCCCTTCACCCTGGCCGGTTTCTGGTATGCCCGCGTCCTGCTCCGGCAGGGAGCCCTGGAGCGGGCCGACCAGGTCCTGGCCCGGCATGTGGCCAGTGCCACCCCGCTGGGACTGTTCGGGGAACACGTCGACCCTGAGAGCGGGCAGGCCCGGGGTAACTTCCCTCAGCTGTTCGCCCACACCGGGCTGATTGCCGCCCTGGCCGAACGCCGGCGGCTGCTGGAAGGGCAGCGGTTGCCGGGCATGGCCGCCAATCCGTTCCAAAGCCGTCCCGAGCCGGCACCCACCTCCTTTCCCGCCTGA